The following proteins come from a genomic window of Hydrogenispora ethanolica:
- a CDS encoding type I restriction endonuclease subunit R, with product MPKLCESEIEKMAIEELVKLGYEYFSGPDIAPDAPFAERKGYGDVLLKKRLIDAVIRLNPGLPYDVVIEAVNKVSRISSSNLIGDNETFHKMLVDGVPVEYRKNGEIVGDYVRLVDFSENGTDNNEFLVVNQFTVIENNNNKRPDILLFINGIPMVLFELKNPADENATILKAYDQICTYKATIPSLFTYNEICVVSDGYEAKAGSLTAPFSRFSTWKTKDGLNEASRFEDQLTTLIHGLCNKKTLLDYIRSFITFEKSKTEDKKTKITKVETVKKIAAYHQYYAVNKAVKSTIEAARAGGSKKAGVIWHTQGSGKSLSMVFYAGKLVQSLNNPTIVVITDRNDLDDQLFDTFAGNSDLLRQPPKQAESCEHLKELLKVASGGIVFTTIQKFIPDNDSSVYELLSERDNIVVIADEAHRTQYGFNAKLRDIKDENNQVVGQRIAYGFAKYMRDALPNATFIGFTGTPVEKQDANTPAVFGNYIDIYDIAQAVEDKVTVKIYYESRLAKVNLTEEGKKLIEEFDRELEEVDEKDEAKAAKMKWAKLEAIVGNKERLATLAKDIVTHFEDRQKVFEGKAMIVAMSRRIAVDLYNEIIKLRPEWHSDDLDKGVIKVVMTSSSSDGPEMQKHHTTKEQRKMLAQRMKDENDPLKIVFVRDMWLTGFDVPCLNTMYIDKPMKDHNLMQAIARVNRVFKDKPGGLIVDYIGIAPNLKKALSFYAESGGKGVPAETQARAVEIMLEKLEVVRQILHGFDYTSFFKAEVKDKLSIILRAEDFILSTDDKKARFIKEITLLSQAYALAKPDKATVTHAEEIAFFQAVKARLTKFETSGESGKNYDSVIKNIVDSAIVSDEVVDIFDAAGIEKPELSILSDEFLMEIKGMKHKNLAIELLKKILSDEIKVRSKYNLTKSKSLMEMLTSALKRYQNNLLTTTEIIEELIRIAKEIKNADRRGEELGLSEDELAFYDALETNDSAVKVLGDETLRTIARELADKVRKNATIDWTLKESVRAKLMVLVRRTLNKYGYPPDKQQRAVETVMKQAENLADVWASQGVTYNTRPLSDLPKVAEEMSN from the coding sequence ATGCCTAAGCTTTGTGAATCTGAAATTGAAAAAATGGCAATAGAAGAACTGGTGAAATTGGGCTATGAATACTTTTCTGGCCCGGATATAGCACCGGATGCACCTTTTGCAGAGCGTAAAGGTTATGGGGATGTTCTGCTTAAGAAAAGGCTGATTGACGCGGTAATACGGCTTAATCCCGGACTTCCTTATGATGTGGTTATAGAGGCGGTAAATAAAGTTTCCCGTATCAGTTCATCAAATCTGATTGGCGACAATGAAACTTTCCATAAAATGCTGGTTGACGGTGTGCCTGTCGAATACCGTAAAAACGGAGAAATTGTCGGGGATTATGTAAGACTTGTGGATTTTTCGGAAAATGGGACCGACAACAACGAATTTCTTGTAGTCAACCAGTTTACCGTTATTGAAAACAATAACAATAAGCGGCCGGATATTCTTCTTTTTATCAACGGTATCCCTATGGTGCTGTTCGAACTGAAAAATCCGGCTGATGAAAATGCCACCATTCTCAAAGCTTATGACCAGATCTGCACATATAAGGCAACCATCCCAAGCCTTTTCACATATAACGAGATATGCGTCGTTTCGGACGGTTATGAGGCAAAAGCGGGTTCATTAACCGCTCCATTCTCACGTTTTTCCACATGGAAAACAAAAGACGGGCTGAATGAAGCCTCACGATTTGAAGATCAGCTTACCACCCTTATTCACGGGCTATGCAACAAGAAAACCCTGCTCGACTATATACGCAGTTTTATAACCTTTGAAAAGAGCAAAACTGAGGATAAAAAGACCAAAATAACAAAAGTGGAAACTGTCAAGAAAATTGCCGCCTATCATCAGTATTACGCTGTGAATAAAGCTGTTAAAAGTACGATTGAGGCGGCAAGGGCGGGTGGAAGCAAAAAAGCCGGTGTTATATGGCATACTCAAGGTTCCGGCAAATCCCTTTCCATGGTTTTTTATGCAGGGAAACTGGTGCAAAGCCTTAACAATCCAACTATTGTTGTGATTACCGACAGAAATGATTTGGACGATCAACTCTTTGATACTTTTGCTGGAAACAGCGACCTTCTTCGCCAGCCGCCGAAGCAGGCGGAAAGCTGCGAACATTTAAAAGAATTATTAAAGGTAGCATCCGGAGGCATAGTTTTTACCACTATTCAAAAATTCATACCTGATAATGACAGCTCGGTTTATGAGCTTTTGTCGGAAAGAGACAACATAGTTGTCATAGCCGATGAAGCGCACCGCACGCAGTACGGCTTTAACGCGAAACTCAGAGATATAAAGGACGAAAACAATCAGGTTGTAGGGCAGCGCATAGCCTACGGCTTTGCCAAATATATGCGAGACGCCCTGCCAAACGCTACTTTTATAGGTTTTACCGGTACACCGGTAGAGAAGCAGGATGCCAACACGCCGGCAGTATTTGGCAATTATATAGATATTTACGATATTGCACAAGCGGTTGAAGATAAGGTGACAGTTAAAATATATTACGAAAGCCGCCTTGCCAAAGTAAACCTTACCGAAGAAGGCAAAAAACTGATTGAGGAATTCGACAGAGAACTTGAAGAAGTGGACGAAAAAGACGAAGCAAAAGCCGCAAAAATGAAATGGGCAAAACTTGAGGCTATTGTCGGCAATAAAGAACGACTCGCCACTCTCGCAAAAGACATTGTTACGCATTTTGAAGACCGGCAGAAAGTATTTGAGGGTAAAGCGATGATTGTTGCCATGAGCCGCAGAATCGCCGTTGATTTGTATAATGAAATCATAAAGCTTCGTCCCGAGTGGCATAGTGACGATTTGGATAAAGGTGTTATCAAAGTTGTTATGACATCTTCCAGTTCTGATGGCCCGGAAATGCAGAAACACCATACTACTAAAGAGCAGCGAAAAATGCTTGCACAGCGTATGAAAGATGAAAATGATCCACTGAAAATTGTCTTCGTGCGCGATATGTGGCTGACTGGCTTTGACGTTCCATGCCTCAACACCATGTATATCGATAAGCCGATGAAGGACCACAACCTTATGCAGGCAATAGCGCGCGTAAACCGTGTATTCAAAGATAAACCTGGCGGGCTGATTGTCGATTATATCGGGATTGCCCCAAACCTAAAAAAAGCTTTAAGTTTCTATGCAGAGAGCGGTGGCAAGGGAGTACCTGCTGAAACTCAAGCAAGGGCTGTTGAAATCATGCTTGAAAAGCTTGAAGTTGTCCGGCAGATACTACACGGGTTTGATTATACGAGCTTTTTCAAAGCAGAAGTAAAGGACAAGCTTTCTATTATCCTTCGCGCTGAAGATTTTATTTTATCTACAGATGATAAAAAAGCGCGTTTTATTAAGGAAATAACCCTCCTAAGCCAGGCTTATGCACTTGCCAAACCTGATAAGGCAACGGTTACACATGCAGAGGAAATAGCGTTTTTCCAAGCAGTTAAGGCAAGACTCACTAAATTTGAAACAAGCGGCGAAAGTGGTAAAAATTACGATTCTGTTATAAAAAACATTGTTGATTCGGCTATTGTATCAGATGAAGTTGTAGATATTTTTGATGCTGCCGGTATTGAAAAGCCGGAATTGTCCATTCTCTCAGATGAATTCCTTATGGAAATTAAAGGGATGAAACATAAGAATCTGGCTATTGAGCTACTAAAAAAGATTTTGTCCGATGAAATCAAAGTGCGTTCAAAATACAACTTGACTAAATCAAAATCGCTTATGGAAATGCTCACTTCAGCACTAAAACGATATCAGAATAACCTACTTACAACCACTGAAATCATAGAAGAGCTTATCCGCATTGCTAAAGAAATTAAAAATGCGGACAGACGAGGAGAGGAACTCGGTCTGTCAGAAGATGAACTTGCTTTTTATGATGCCCTTGAAACCAATGACAGCGCAGTTAAGGTGTTGGGCGACGAAACGTTAAGAACAATCGCCCGCGAACTTGCGGATAAAGTGCGGAAAAACGCCACAATCGACTGGACGCTGAAGGAAAGCGTCCGCGCAAAACTGATGGTAT